A genomic window from Treponema maltophilum ATCC 51939 includes:
- a CDS encoding class II aldolase/adducin family protein, translating to MSEKTNEDILRELTQMSRNLGKPERGLVIIGEGNTSALLPDGSYYLKASGFEMSSISEDGFVRLKKQTVLDLLEKQNVCEDELKKLFNAAKVNPEETKRPSVEALMHALCLSYEGVRFIAHTHPCNINRLTCSKTFPENLRGRMYPDEIVLLGEDSVFIPYTDPGIPLACEIKKQIDTYIAEYGSVPKCIYMQNHGFVALGSSAREAENITLTAEKAAFIRLGAIVAGGINLLDVQTVRHIMSRPDEKYRKALFASKGEN from the coding sequence ATGTCCGAAAAAACGAATGAAGATATTTTGCGGGAACTTACGCAAATGTCGCGGAATTTGGGAAAACCCGAACGCGGTTTGGTTATAATCGGCGAAGGGAATACATCAGCCCTGCTGCCGGACGGCTCTTATTATTTAAAAGCCAGCGGTTTTGAAATGAGTTCCATAAGCGAAGACGGTTTTGTGCGGCTTAAAAAACAAACCGTTTTGGATTTGCTGGAAAAACAAAACGTTTGCGAAGATGAATTGAAAAAGCTTTTTAATGCGGCAAAGGTAAATCCGGAAGAAACAAAACGGCCGTCGGTTGAAGCTTTAATGCATGCGCTGTGCCTCAGCTATGAAGGCGTGCGTTTTATAGCGCACACGCATCCGTGCAATATAAACCGCCTTACCTGTTCCAAAACCTTTCCGGAAAACCTGCGGGGGCGAATGTACCCCGACGAAATTGTGTTGTTGGGAGAAGATTCGGTTTTTATTCCGTATACCGATCCGGGAATTCCGCTTGCGTGCGAAATAAAAAAACAAATCGATACATATATTGCCGAATACGGCAGCGTGCCGAAGTGTATTTATATGCAAAACCACGGCTTTGTCGCGCTCGGCTCTTCGGCCCGCGAAGCGGAAAACATCACACTTACGGCAGAAAAAGCGGCTTTTATTCGGCTGGGCGCGATTGTTGCCGGCGGTATCAATTTGCTGGATGTGCAGACGGTACGCCACATCATGAGCCGCCCCGACGAAAAGTACCGCAAAGCTTTATTTGCGTCAAAGGGAGAAAATTAA
- a CDS encoding TrkH family potassium uptake protein, protein MMFISVVRIVGVLLALISLTMCIPVAAALVYGEYALIPAFVIPAAVCIVFEAVLFFLTRGSVFKLNSRTGFIVVAFSWLGACFFGALPFLLSGCIPAFDDALFESVSGFTTTGATILSEVESLPRSINLWRMQMHWLGGMGIVALTVALLPILGVGGFQLIKAETTGPEKGKITPKITVTAKILWFIYIALTLVQTVLLMCAGMDFFDALGHSFATVGTGGFSSRNASIGSYRSVGAEWICTIFMILAGVNFSLYYRVLVGRGIEFLQNTELKVYAAVIFIATVLIVPFIMPQYGSFGTAFRHASFHVASIISTTGFSTVDYTLWHPAAQIVLCALMFIGGCSGSTAGGIKVIRWVIVGKQMGIEVRRQLHPHGVFSIHLNKRAGRKDVVYSVAAFIFLYFFMLMLTAIAAACDGADVLTSLTASLALVGNIGPGFGAVGPVHNFGFFSSAAKYWFSFAMLAGRLELYTMLIFFMPGFWKK, encoded by the coding sequence CTGATGTTTATTTCCGTTGTGCGTATTGTCGGCGTTCTTTTGGCGCTTATTTCGCTTACCATGTGTATTCCGGTTGCGGCCGCCCTCGTGTACGGCGAATACGCGCTTATTCCCGCTTTTGTCATTCCCGCCGCCGTATGCATCGTTTTTGAAGCGGTTTTATTTTTTCTTACGCGCGGTTCGGTTTTTAAGCTGAATTCACGCACGGGATTTATCGTCGTCGCTTTTTCGTGGCTGGGTGCGTGTTTTTTCGGCGCGCTGCCTTTTTTGCTGTCGGGCTGTATTCCCGCTTTTGACGACGCCCTGTTCGAAAGCGTTTCGGGCTTTACGACGACCGGTGCGACGATTTTATCCGAAGTCGAAAGCCTGCCGCGTTCGATCAATTTGTGGCGAATGCAAATGCACTGGCTCGGCGGTATGGGAATTGTCGCTTTAACCGTCGCGCTTTTGCCTATTTTGGGTGTCGGCGGCTTTCAGCTTATAAAGGCCGAAACGACCGGCCCCGAAAAAGGAAAAATCACGCCGAAAATTACGGTAACGGCGAAAATTTTGTGGTTCATCTATATTGCGCTGACGCTTGTTCAAACCGTATTGCTTATGTGCGCCGGCATGGATTTTTTCGATGCGCTCGGTCACAGCTTTGCGACCGTCGGAACCGGCGGCTTCAGCTCGCGCAATGCGAGTATCGGCTCGTACCGGAGCGTCGGCGCCGAATGGATTTGCACGATTTTTATGATTCTTGCCGGCGTAAACTTCAGTTTGTATTACCGCGTGCTGGTCGGCCGCGGCATAGAATTTTTGCAAAATACCGAATTAAAAGTATATGCCGCGGTTATTTTTATTGCGACCGTCCTGATCGTTCCGTTTATTATGCCGCAATACGGTTCGTTCGGAACGGCATTTCGGCATGCGTCTTTTCACGTCGCTTCGATTATTTCGACAACCGGCTTTTCAACCGTCGATTATACGTTGTGGCATCCCGCGGCGCAAATTGTGCTGTGCGCTCTTATGTTTATCGGCGGCTGTTCCGGCTCGACGGCCGGCGGCATAAAAGTTATCCGCTGGGTTATTGTAGGCAAGCAGATGGGAATCGAAGTACGGCGTCAGTTGCACCCGCACGGCGTTTTCAGCATTCATTTGAATAAAAGGGCGGGGCGAAAAGACGTCGTATACAGCGTTGCGGCCTTTATATTTTTGTATTTTTTTATGCTGATGCTTACGGCTATTGCCGCCGCCTGCGACGGAGCCGATGTTCTTACTTCACTTACGGCATCTCTTGCCCTCGTGGGCAATATCGGACCGGGCTTCGGCGCGGTCGGTCCCGTGCATAACTTCGGCTTTTTTTCGTCGGCGGCAAAATACTGGTTTTCTTTTGCGATGCTTGCCGGACGTTTGGAACTGTACACGATGCTCATTTTCTTTATGCCCGGATTTTGGAAAAAATAG
- a CDS encoding helix-turn-helix domain-containing protein: MTKKSKNSTISSTVMYRLFAQNYWKEKNIPFHLEFRDNQAPFPVHSHDFHELVYIYSGNAMHLTKYGNYEIREGDVLSIKPGQSHGFKKMNNLVLMNIFIKPAFLAQDAFHLGNTAGYGALFEQDTKTAENNPPLHFHLSKAQSFEARSLIESMRRETDGASAGYVTQATSFFLQLLVLCVRAYENIGQAGDNASVRLVDYIEKNYLKNISSRDLMLVSGLSASSMLRTCKRVTGCSPAEYQKKLRMLSAIDDLVQSDKSVTQIALDAGYNDSNYFSRLFKKFANLTPSEYRAQKRQG, translated from the coding sequence TTGACAAAAAAATCAAAAAACAGCACAATTTCGTCAACGGTTATGTATCGACTTTTTGCCCAAAATTATTGGAAAGAAAAAAATATTCCGTTTCACCTTGAATTTCGGGACAATCAGGCGCCGTTTCCCGTGCACAGCCACGATTTTCACGAGCTCGTCTATATTTACAGCGGAAACGCAATGCATTTGACAAAATACGGAAACTACGAAATTCGGGAAGGCGATGTTTTAAGCATAAAGCCCGGGCAGTCTCACGGCTTTAAAAAAATGAACAACCTCGTTCTTATGAATATTTTTATAAAGCCGGCTTTTTTAGCGCAGGACGCCTTTCATTTAGGGAACACGGCCGGTTACGGCGCCTTGTTCGAACAGGACACAAAAACGGCGGAAAACAACCCGCCGCTGCATTTTCACCTGTCCAAAGCGCAATCGTTTGAAGCGCGTTCATTGATTGAATCCATGCGCCGCGAAACGGACGGAGCTTCCGCAGGATATGTAACGCAGGCAACCTCGTTTTTTTTGCAGCTTTTGGTTTTGTGCGTGCGCGCGTATGAAAACATCGGCCAAGCCGGCGACAATGCCTCGGTTCGCCTTGTCGATTATATTGAAAAAAATTATCTTAAAAATATAAGTTCGCGGGATTTAATGCTTGTGAGCGGTTTGTCGGCGAGCAGTATGCTGCGCACGTGCAAGCGGGTTACCGGCTGCAGTCCGGCGGAATATCAAAAAAAACTGCGCATGCTGTCGGCGATCGACGATTTGGTTCAAAGCGATAAATCCGTTACGCAAATCGCCCTCGATGCCGGATACAACGACAGCAATTATTTTTCGCGCTTGTTTAAAAAATTCGCCAACCTCACCCCGTCCGAATACCGCGCGCAAAAACGACAGGGTTAA
- a CDS encoding L-rhamnose isomerase: MNQNQLYEYAKETYAQYGVDTEKVLHILKETPVSLHCWQGDDVGGFEKAGSELSGGGIQVTGNYPGKARTIDELRRDIETVMSLVPGTYRINLHANYADFGGKKPVDRDALEPTFFESWLDWALSKGLKIDFNSTFFSHPKAEGLTLCSKDKGIRDFWIEHAKRCREIGAFFGKKQGDPCIHNLWIADGMKDLPADRKIYREILCASLDEIYAEKISETYLKDSVESKVFGIGTEAYVAGSHEFYMGYAITRGKLLTLDMGHFHPMENVADKLSAIMLFIKEIFLHLSRPMRWDSDHVVIFNDELRLMCEEIVNSGRMKDIHIGLDFFDGSINRIGAWTLGCRSAQKGLLAALLQPRRQLTQSEDSGNYFERLALFEAAKTLPFSILWNEYCRRCGIPSDREMSTLVEAYDKEVTSKRV; encoded by the coding sequence ATGAATCAAAATCAATTGTATGAATATGCAAAAGAAACATATGCGCAATACGGCGTAGATACCGAAAAGGTTTTACACATTCTCAAAGAAACGCCCGTATCGCTGCATTGCTGGCAGGGCGACGATGTCGGCGGTTTTGAAAAAGCCGGCAGCGAATTGTCCGGCGGGGGCATTCAGGTAACGGGTAATTATCCGGGCAAGGCGCGCACAATAGACGAGTTGCGCCGCGACATAGAAACGGTTATGTCGCTCGTGCCCGGCACCTACCGTATCAACCTTCATGCGAATTATGCGGATTTCGGCGGCAAAAAGCCCGTTGACCGCGACGCATTGGAACCGACTTTTTTTGAAAGTTGGCTTGATTGGGCTTTGTCGAAGGGTTTAAAAATCGATTTTAACTCGACCTTTTTTTCGCATCCGAAAGCCGAAGGTTTAACGCTGTGTTCAAAAGACAAGGGAATTCGCGATTTTTGGATTGAACACGCAAAGCGCTGCCGCGAAATCGGCGCCTTTTTCGGTAAAAAACAGGGCGATCCGTGCATTCACAATTTGTGGATTGCCGACGGCATGAAAGACCTTCCGGCCGACAGAAAGATATACCGGGAAATTCTGTGCGCTTCTTTGGACGAAATATATGCCGAAAAAATTTCGGAAACGTATTTAAAAGATTCGGTGGAATCCAAGGTGTTCGGAATCGGTACGGAAGCCTATGTTGCCGGTTCGCACGAATTTTATATGGGTTATGCGATAACCCGCGGCAAACTGCTTACCCTCGATATGGGGCACTTCCATCCGATGGAAAACGTTGCGGATAAATTGTCGGCCATTATGCTTTTTATTAAAGAAATCTTTTTGCACTTGTCGCGCCCGATGCGCTGGGATTCGGATCACGTGGTTATTTTTAACGACGAACTGCGCCTTATGTGCGAAGAAATCGTAAACAGCGGCCGCATGAAAGATATTCACATCGGCCTCGACTTTTTCGACGGATCGATAAACCGTATCGGCGCATGGACGCTGGGCTGCCGCTCGGCGCAAAAAGGTCTTTTGGCGGCATTGTTGCAGCCGCGCAGGCAGCTTACGCAAAGCGAAGACAGCGGCAATTATTTTGAACGCTTGGCTTTGTTTGAAGCGGCAAAAACGCTGCCGTTCAGCATTTTATGGAACGAATATTGCCGCCGCTGCGGAATCCCTTCCGACAGAGAAATGAGTACGCTGGTTGAAGCATACGATAAAGAAGTTACTTCAAAGCGCGTTTGA
- the htpG gene encoding molecular chaperone HtpG yields MATHQFQTEVNQLLKLIIHSLYSNKDIFLREIVSNASDALDKLKYLTVSKDEYKQVRFDPRIDIFFDENKKTLTVQDSGIGMDESDLNANLGTIARSGTKAFLEQLEKDAQKDSALIGQFGVGFYSAFMASSRIDVITRKAGKTADGKLNPLYRWSSTGTESYDLEEIKADSEDAKRYGLDKEDAHGTVVIMTLNDESSEYASRWKVEELVKRYSDHIAFPIYLHYVQKKYDDKGKETGSENKTEQINSASALWKRPKSELKKEDYDNFYKTLSHDTADPLMYVHTHAEGTQEYTTLFYVPERAPFDMYQADYKSGVKLYVKRVFITDDEKELLPPYLRFVRGIIDSEDLPLNVSREILQQNRILTAIKTASVKKLLSEFKKLAENAKKEAPSDGKAAADKKAEAGKDDKKAVAKTAADIWNTFVSQYNRPLKEGLYSDFANRDELCEIIRFKSTAPEGTGDNKWTSFADYVQRMKSGQKAIYYITGNDEQNLRNSPLLEAYKAKGFEVLIMADEIDDIVFPSLGKYKDFDLKAVNRAGSDEELGVDKKEAEKKEKEFKPVTEKIKKALGDRVKDVHLSKRLSDSPSCIVVDENDPSLQLERMMKAMGQAGLADVKPILEVNGEHPLVASLKDCEDEQRIADVSGVLLDQALLVSGAELKDPADFVKKLNRLLTK; encoded by the coding sequence ATGGCAACCCATCAATTTCAAACGGAAGTAAATCAGCTTCTTAAACTCATCATTCACTCTTTATACTCGAACAAAGACATTTTTTTACGCGAAATCGTGTCGAACGCGTCGGACGCCTTGGATAAGCTCAAATATCTGACGGTCTCCAAAGACGAATACAAACAGGTTCGCTTTGATCCGCGCATCGATATTTTCTTTGACGAAAACAAAAAAACGCTCACGGTACAGGACAGCGGCATCGGTATGGACGAAAGCGACTTGAACGCCAACTTGGGAACCATCGCCCGGTCCGGCACAAAGGCCTTTTTGGAACAACTTGAAAAAGACGCTCAAAAAGATTCCGCCCTCATCGGCCAATTCGGCGTCGGCTTTTATTCGGCATTTATGGCTTCTTCCCGCATAGACGTTATCACGCGCAAAGCCGGAAAAACGGCGGACGGAAAGCTCAACCCGCTGTACCGCTGGTCGAGCACGGGAACCGAATCCTATGACTTGGAAGAAATAAAGGCCGATTCTGAAGACGCAAAACGTTACGGTTTGGATAAAGAAGATGCGCACGGAACGGTTGTCATTATGACGCTGAACGACGAAAGTTCGGAATATGCGAGCCGCTGGAAGGTTGAAGAATTGGTTAAGCGCTATTCGGACCACATTGCCTTCCCCATTTACCTTCATTACGTTCAAAAAAAATACGACGACAAGGGAAAAGAAACCGGCAGCGAAAATAAAACCGAACAGATAAACAGCGCAAGCGCTTTATGGAAGCGGCCGAAAAGCGAATTGAAAAAAGAAGATTACGATAACTTTTATAAAACGCTTTCCCACGATACGGCCGATCCGCTTATGTACGTGCACACGCACGCCGAAGGAACGCAGGAATACACGACGCTGTTTTATGTTCCCGAACGCGCGCCCTTCGATATGTACCAAGCCGACTATAAAAGCGGCGTAAAGCTGTATGTTAAACGCGTTTTCATTACCGACGACGAAAAAGAACTGCTCCCGCCTTATTTGCGTTTTGTGCGCGGAATTATCGATTCGGAAGATTTACCGTTGAACGTCAGCCGCGAAATTCTGCAGCAAAACCGCATTTTAACGGCAATAAAAACCGCGTCGGTTAAAAAGCTTTTAAGCGAATTCAAAAAACTGGCCGAAAACGCCAAAAAAGAAGCGCCGTCCGACGGCAAAGCGGCCGCGGATAAAAAGGCCGAGGCCGGAAAAGACGATAAAAAAGCGGTGGCAAAAACCGCAGCCGATATATGGAACACCTTTGTGTCGCAGTACAACCGCCCGCTCAAAGAGGGCTTGTATTCCGATTTTGCAAACCGCGACGAGCTGTGCGAAATTATCCGATTTAAAAGTACCGCACCCGAAGGAACCGGCGACAACAAGTGGACAAGCTTTGCCGATTACGTTCAGCGCATGAAAAGCGGCCAAAAAGCGATTTATTACATTACCGGCAACGACGAACAAAACCTGCGCAATTCGCCGCTTTTGGAAGCATACAAAGCGAAGGGCTTTGAAGTTCTCATCATGGCCGACGAAATCGACGACATCGTTTTCCCCTCGCTGGGTAAATATAAGGATTTCGACTTAAAAGCCGTCAACCGTGCAGGCAGCGACGAAGAACTTGGCGTCGACAAAAAAGAAGCCGAAAAAAAAGAAAAGGAATTCAAACCGGTTACCGAAAAAATAAAAAAAGCGCTCGGAGATCGCGTAAAAGACGTGCATCTTTCCAAACGCTTGTCGGATTCGCCGAGCTGCATTGTCGTAGACGAAAACGATCCCTCGCTCCAGCTTGAACGGATGATGAAAGCGATGGGTCAAGCCGGATTGGCCGACGTAAAACCGATTTTGGAAGTAAACGGCGAACATCCCCTGGTCGCGTCGCTGAAAGATTGCGAAGACGAACAGCGCATCGCCGACGTATCGGGCGTACTTTTGGACCAAGCGCTTTTGGTAAGCGGCGCGGAATTAAAAGATCCGGCGGATTTCGTTAAAAAGCTGAACCGGCTTTTAACAAAGTGA
- a CDS encoding ABC transporter permease produces the protein MKIKKLIDNRQIGLLGAIAVLLILAVFLTPSLFQLGTIHLTIRNYSVVGILVLGMMAVILTGGIDLSIGSELALSGMLTSLLMAEHPEIPVLLLIVIGVAVGLLCGLINGVLVGKLYIQPIIATLATMNIYRGATYFVSGGKWVTSSQYTDSFAHLSGGQFGLYNIIWFLLVLSVLMSIFLAYTKYGRRLYAVGSNETSSRIAGIKASNIKILAYVIMGGLAGLAGILYSANYKSFAPNIGIGMEMDVIAICVLGGVSITGGRGNFKSVVTAFIMMTLVSAFLSMLPGMSLWTNALQGSIIIVAVIVNLLTERIAEKHALYSRKI, from the coding sequence ATGAAGATAAAAAAACTGATTGATAACCGGCAAATAGGCTTATTGGGCGCGATTGCCGTGCTCCTTATATTGGCCGTTTTTCTGACCCCGTCGTTGTTTCAGCTCGGAACGATTCATTTAACGATACGTAACTACAGCGTTGTCGGCATTCTCGTACTCGGCATGATGGCCGTTATTTTAACCGGCGGCATCGATTTGTCGATAGGATCGGAGCTGGCCCTTTCCGGTATGCTGACTTCGCTGCTTATGGCCGAACACCCCGAAATACCCGTTTTGCTGCTTATTGTAATCGGAGTGGCGGTCGGGTTGCTGTGCGGTTTAATAAACGGCGTTCTCGTCGGGAAACTATATATACAGCCGATTATTGCGACGCTTGCAACGATGAATATTTATCGCGGCGCCACCTACTTCGTATCCGGCGGCAAGTGGGTTACCAGTTCGCAGTATACGGACTCTTTTGCGCATCTTTCCGGCGGACAATTCGGTTTATATAATATCATATGGTTTTTATTGGTCTTGTCCGTTCTTATGTCGATATTCCTTGCTTACACGAAATACGGCCGTCGTCTGTACGCGGTCGGAAGCAACGAAACGTCTTCGCGCATCGCGGGTATTAAGGCGTCGAACATAAAAATCCTCGCATATGTAATAATGGGCGGCCTTGCAGGTCTCGCCGGTATTTTATATTCGGCAAACTATAAATCCTTTGCGCCGAATATAGGAATCGGCATGGAAATGGACGTTATCGCTATTTGTGTTTTGGGCGGAGTAAGCATTACCGGCGGCCGGGGCAATTTTAAATCCGTTGTAACGGCGTTTATTATGATGACGCTTGTGAGCGCCTTTTTAAGTATGCTTCCGGGCATGAGTTTGTGGACGAACGCTTTGCAGGGAAGTATTATCATCGTTGCCGTTATCGTCAACCTTTTGACCGAACGTATTGCGGAAAAGCATGCGCTTTATAGCAGGAAAATATAA
- a CDS encoding sugar ABC transporter ATP-binding protein, with protein sequence MSDKIVLELKNITKVFPGVKALDNVRFDLREGEVHALMGENGAGKSTLIKVITGVYQCDEGEIFFDSKPVVIKTPLEAQKLGVAVIYQTVTAFPDLSVTENIFMGQELKNKFGFYKWKEMHKRAKALLDQLGSDIDVEARMGTLSVAKQQLVEIAKALSKNARILIMDEPTASLTQHECEDLYRIVEKLRDSGVSIIFITHKFEDMYRLASRVTVFRDSGYIGTWPVNGISNAKLIEAMVGRKLEQMYPPKTAVIGETVFEVENLGLTGYFKNVSFTVRRGEIVALTGLVGAGRTEVMQAIYGVLHPDSGCMKLNGKKIVCRNPQDALRQGIGLLPEDRHLQGLVLDMPIYQNITLSNLIEYRKLHLFLNRAKEKADADVLCKKIAVKASSVETAPSFLSGGNQQKVALAKLLRSKLKVLIVDEPTKGIDVGAKYSIYTIMNELAASGYAIIMISSEMPEVLGMADRIIVMKNGRVTAELDRGEADQEKILRAAITSVNEQHRQEAV encoded by the coding sequence GTGAGCGACAAAATCGTCCTTGAATTAAAAAACATCACAAAGGTTTTTCCCGGCGTTAAGGCGCTCGACAACGTCCGCTTCGACTTACGCGAAGGCGAAGTGCACGCGCTTATGGGCGAAAACGGCGCGGGAAAATCGACCTTGATTAAAGTTATTACCGGCGTTTATCAATGCGACGAAGGAGAAATCTTTTTCGATTCGAAGCCGGTTGTGATTAAAACGCCGCTCGAAGCGCAAAAGCTCGGCGTCGCGGTTATTTATCAAACCGTTACCGCATTTCCGGATTTGAGCGTAACCGAAAACATTTTTATGGGACAGGAACTTAAAAACAAGTTCGGCTTTTATAAATGGAAGGAAATGCACAAACGGGCAAAGGCGCTGCTCGACCAACTCGGTTCCGACATCGACGTTGAAGCGCGCATGGGTACGCTGTCGGTCGCAAAGCAGCAGTTGGTTGAAATTGCGAAAGCCTTATCCAAAAATGCGCGCATTTTGATTATGGATGAGCCGACCGCTTCGTTAACGCAGCACGAATGCGAAGATTTGTACCGGATTGTCGAAAAGCTCAGGGATTCGGGCGTTTCGATTATTTTCATTACCCATAAATTCGAAGACATGTATCGTCTTGCTTCGCGGGTAACCGTGTTCCGCGACTCGGGTTATATAGGAACCTGGCCGGTGAACGGGATTTCCAATGCAAAGCTTATTGAAGCCATGGTCGGCCGAAAACTGGAACAAATGTATCCGCCGAAAACCGCCGTTATCGGCGAAACGGTGTTTGAAGTTGAAAACTTAGGTCTAACCGGTTACTTTAAAAACGTTTCGTTTACCGTACGCAGGGGCGAAATCGTTGCGCTGACGGGGCTTGTCGGCGCGGGAAGAACCGAAGTTATGCAGGCGATTTACGGCGTTTTGCACCCCGATTCCGGATGCATGAAGCTGAACGGCAAAAAGATTGTATGCCGCAATCCGCAAGATGCGCTAAGGCAGGGAATCGGGCTGCTGCCCGAAGATCGGCACTTGCAGGGCCTCGTGCTGGACATGCCGATTTATCAAAACATTACGCTGTCTAATTTAATCGAGTACCGAAAACTGCACCTTTTCCTTAACCGCGCAAAAGAAAAAGCCGACGCGGATGTATTATGTAAAAAAATAGCGGTTAAAGCGAGCAGCGTCGAAACCGCGCCGTCTTTTTTGTCCGGCGGCAACCAGCAAAAGGTCGCGCTTGCCAAACTGCTGCGCTCCAAGCTGAAAGTGTTAATAGTGGACGAACCGACAAAGGGTATTGACGTCGGCGCTAAATATTCGATATATACGATAATGAACGAACTTGCGGCTTCCGGTTATGCGATAATTATGATTTCGTCCGAAATGCCTGAAGTTTTGGGAATGGCGGACAGAATAATCGTTATGAAAAACGGCCGCGTTACGGCGGAACTCGATCGCGGCGAAGCGGATCAGGAAAAAATACTGCGGGCAGCCATTACTTCCGTTAATGAACAACACAGGCAGGAGGCGGTATGA
- a CDS encoding CapA family protein, translated as MFNTIQKIIRKKRQTLFILGTLLCAAAFTLIVLRAFFRPVRYVVHIDDALFEKYVLPLPEKAEQTENRKLPFTFKKLSETAKRNGFFGKIEVTAATVLCEKNILLLESDRQADNITKYPLEKTVLLPSVKAEFEKQSEAASVLNPNLSVSITEPSALPEKNRALPVDGLYAGDENYALTVNTYAVCTVYSEAVAKALAEWCEKTFVSPEDQKTLFIAGVGDIMVARGLQDVLINDPDGLKKVFSTTLPVLQSNDLTIGNLEGVVTESSAKANKTYTFKFKKAVLPFLKDAGFNYLMQANNHCYDYGESGFKDTLAALDEYSVPTSGAGLNEEEAAKFYNTEIKGQKVAVISCGAFPVEQSGFNGKTTATATKTRAGILWEGETLLKSIAEQKAKGNFVVVNVHGGEEYRFTPTKRQRALYESFCDSGADVVFGSHPHVLQPTEWYKNGLIVYSLGNFLFNGMTEMYGATDSEIARLGIYDGKIVYVELYPVKLGTSGVALK; from the coding sequence ATGTTCAATACAATACAAAAAATAATAAGAAAAAAGCGGCAAACGCTTTTTATCTTGGGAACACTGCTTTGTGCGGCCGCATTCACCCTTATTGTTTTACGGGCTTTTTTTCGGCCGGTACGCTATGTCGTGCATATCGATGACGCGCTTTTTGAAAAATACGTTTTACCTTTGCCGGAAAAAGCGGAACAAACGGAAAATCGGAAACTTCCTTTTACTTTTAAAAAACTAAGCGAAACGGCAAAACGAAACGGATTTTTCGGAAAAATAGAAGTTACGGCCGCAACCGTTCTCTGTGAAAAAAACATATTGCTTTTGGAGTCTGACCGGCAAGCGGACAATATAACAAAGTATCCGCTGGAAAAAACCGTTTTGCTGCCTTCCGTAAAAGCCGAATTCGAAAAGCAATCGGAAGCTGCTTCCGTTTTAAATCCGAATTTGTCCGTGAGCATAACCGAGCCTTCCGCTTTACCCGAAAAAAACCGCGCCCTTCCCGTTGACGGCTTATACGCGGGCGACGAAAATTACGCTCTTACGGTCAATACGTACGCTGTTTGCACCGTCTACTCGGAAGCGGTTGCAAAAGCGCTTGCCGAATGGTGCGAAAAAACCTTTGTTAGTCCCGAGGATCAAAAAACGTTATTTATAGCGGGCGTGGGCGACATTATGGTTGCACGCGGACTGCAGGATGTCTTAATAAATGATCCCGACGGGCTTAAAAAAGTGTTTTCAACGACGCTTCCCGTTTTACAAAGCAACGACCTTACCATCGGCAATCTCGAAGGGGTCGTTACCGAATCTTCCGCAAAAGCGAATAAAACGTATACGTTTAAGTTTAAAAAAGCCGTATTGCCATTTTTAAAAGACGCCGGTTTTAATTATCTTATGCAGGCAAACAATCATTGCTACGATTACGGCGAATCAGGCTTTAAAGATACGCTTGCCGCCCTTGACGAATATTCCGTTCCGACTTCCGGAGCCGGCTTGAATGAAGAAGAAGCCGCAAAGTTTTATAATACGGAAATAAAAGGACAAAAAGTTGCGGTAATTTCGTGCGGAGCCTTCCCCGTCGAACAAAGCGGCTTTAACGGAAAAACAACCGCCACCGCTACAAAAACGCGTGCGGGAATCTTATGGGAAGGCGAAACACTTTTAAAAAGCATAGCCGAGCAAAAAGCGAAAGGTAATTTTGTCGTAGTGAATGTACACGGCGGAGAAGAATACCGTTTTACGCCTACTAAACGCCAGCGCGCGCTGTATGAATCTTTTTGCGACAGCGGCGCCGACGTTGTGTTCGGAAGTCACCCGCACGTTTTGCAGCCGACCGAATGGTATAAAAACGGCCTGATTGTCTACTCGCTCGGAAACTTCCTGTTTAACGGTATGACGGAAATGTACGGTGCAACCGACAGCGAAATTGCCCGACTCGGTATTTACGACGGTAAAATCGTTTATGTTGAACTCTATCCCGTCAAGCTGGGGACATCCGGCGTTGCGTTAAAATAA